Proteins from a genomic interval of Schaalia odontolytica:
- a CDS encoding pyridoxal phosphate-dependent aminotransferase has product MTTTPRTRVSDRFNAITPSATLAVDAKAKALKAAGRPVIGFGAGEPDFATPDYIVEAAVKAARNPAMHRYTPAAGLPALREAIAAKTLRDSGYEVSPSDIVVTNGGKQAVFQAFAALLGPGDEAILPTPYWTTYPEVVKLAGATPVEVFAGAESDYKVTVEQLEAARTPRTKVLLVCSPSNPTGSVYTPEELTAIGRWALEHGIWVISDEIYEHLLYEDARSAHIVKLVPELADQAVILNGVAKTYAMTGWRVGWMIGPSDVIKAALSFQSHLTSNVNNIAQEAARAAVSGSLDAVSEMRVAFDRRRRTIVDMLRQIEGFDVPTPKGAFYAYPSVERLLGREIRGRVAHTSGELADLILDEVEVAAVPGEAFGRSGFLRFSYALSDDDLVEGIGRVQELFA; this is encoded by the coding sequence GTGACCACAACTCCTCGCACCCGTGTCTCTGATCGTTTCAACGCCATCACTCCGTCTGCGACGCTGGCCGTGGACGCCAAGGCGAAGGCCCTCAAGGCCGCCGGACGCCCCGTCATCGGCTTTGGCGCGGGCGAACCGGACTTCGCCACGCCGGACTACATCGTCGAGGCCGCCGTGAAGGCCGCTCGTAATCCGGCGATGCACCGCTACACTCCCGCCGCCGGTCTGCCTGCCCTGCGCGAGGCAATCGCCGCCAAGACCCTGCGCGACTCCGGCTACGAGGTCTCGCCCTCCGACATCGTCGTCACCAACGGCGGCAAGCAGGCCGTATTCCAGGCCTTCGCCGCCCTGCTCGGCCCAGGCGACGAGGCAATCCTGCCAACGCCGTACTGGACCACCTATCCCGAGGTGGTCAAGCTCGCGGGAGCCACCCCGGTCGAGGTATTCGCCGGAGCGGAGTCCGACTACAAGGTCACCGTTGAGCAGCTTGAGGCCGCGCGCACGCCGCGCACCAAGGTCCTGCTGGTGTGCTCGCCGTCCAACCCGACGGGAAGCGTCTACACACCCGAGGAGCTGACCGCGATCGGGCGGTGGGCCCTCGAGCACGGCATCTGGGTGATCTCCGATGAGATCTACGAGCACCTGCTGTACGAGGATGCCCGAAGCGCGCACATCGTCAAGCTCGTGCCGGAGCTGGCCGACCAGGCCGTCATCCTCAACGGCGTCGCTAAGACCTACGCGATGACCGGCTGGCGAGTGGGCTGGATGATCGGCCCCTCCGACGTCATCAAGGCCGCGCTGTCCTTCCAGTCGCACCTGACCTCGAACGTCAACAACATCGCGCAGGAGGCCGCACGCGCCGCCGTGTCCGGGTCCCTGGACGCCGTGAGCGAGATGCGCGTCGCCTTCGACCGCCGCCGCCGCACGATCGTCGACATGCTGCGCCAGATCGAGGGTTTCGACGTTCCCACCCCCAAGGGAGCGTTCTACGCCTACCCCAGCGTCGAGCGCCTGCTCGGCAGGGAGATTCGCGGTCGCGTCGCCCACACCTCCGGGGAGCTCGCAGACCTGATTCTCGACGAGGTTGAGGTCGCTGCCGTTCCCGGCGAGGCGTTCGGGCGCTCCGGCTTCCTGCGTTTCTCCTACGCCTTGTCAGACGATGACCTGGTCGAGGGCATCGGCCGCGTTCAGGAGCTCTTCGCCTGA
- a CDS encoding UDP-N-acetylmuramate dehydrogenase — MMTLADLTTLRVGGRISRLVTATSPDELVEAVRGADEAGARLLVVGGGSNLLASDDPFEGTVLTVRRAGEVASIVHEASDGSVIVRAAAGVVWDEFVSWTLAEGLSGIEALSGIPGTVGASPVQNVGAYGHEVAETIESVEAYDRRTGIVVRLLPGDLGFAYRSSAIKRSVGEEGLNGRPWGPTGRWVVLSVDFRLERSPLSAPVMYAELARRLGVEAGSRGDASLVRSTVLELRRGKGMVLDPGDHDTWSAGSFFTNPILPEAVAASLPEDAPRFSAGEGLVKTSAAWLIDHAGCARGFHLPEAGDPPRASLSTKHVLALTNRGGASAADIEALARAVRERVSDAFGVTLVPEPVAVGITW, encoded by the coding sequence ATGATGACCCTTGCTGACCTGACGACCCTGCGCGTGGGCGGGCGCATCTCCCGTCTCGTGACCGCGACCTCCCCCGACGAGCTGGTTGAAGCGGTGCGCGGCGCCGACGAAGCCGGTGCACGCCTTCTCGTGGTGGGGGGCGGGTCGAACCTGCTGGCCTCAGATGACCCCTTCGAGGGCACGGTTCTCACCGTGCGCCGCGCCGGAGAGGTTGCGTCCATCGTGCACGAGGCCTCGGACGGCTCCGTCATCGTTCGCGCGGCCGCGGGCGTGGTCTGGGACGAGTTCGTGTCCTGGACCCTGGCCGAGGGTCTTTCCGGCATTGAGGCGCTGTCCGGCATCCCTGGGACCGTGGGAGCCTCGCCCGTGCAGAACGTGGGAGCCTACGGCCATGAGGTCGCCGAAACCATCGAGAGCGTCGAAGCCTACGACCGGCGGACGGGCATTGTCGTGCGTCTCCTGCCCGGCGACCTCGGCTTCGCATACCGTTCCTCGGCCATCAAGCGCAGCGTCGGCGAGGAGGGCTTGAATGGTCGCCCGTGGGGCCCCACCGGCCGCTGGGTGGTCCTTTCCGTGGACTTCCGCCTCGAGCGCTCGCCCCTGAGCGCCCCCGTCATGTACGCCGAGCTGGCGCGTCGCCTCGGTGTCGAGGCCGGGTCACGCGGCGACGCGTCCCTGGTCCGCTCGACCGTCCTGGAGCTGCGCCGCGGCAAGGGCATGGTCCTGGACCCGGGCGACCACGACACGTGGAGCGCCGGTTCCTTCTTCACGAACCCGATCCTTCCCGAGGCCGTCGCCGCCTCCCTCCCCGAGGACGCGCCCCGTTTTAGCGCGGGGGAGGGCCTGGTCAAGACGAGCGCCGCCTGGCTCATCGACCACGCGGGCTGCGCTCGCGGCTTCCACCTGCCCGAGGCCGGGGACCCGCCGCGCGCGTCCCTGTCCACCAAGCACGTCCTGGCCCTGACGAACAGGGGCGGCGCGAGCGCCGCCGACATCGAGGCCCTGGCCCGCGCCGTGCGCGAGCGGGTAAGTGACGCGTTCGGCGTGACCCTCGTTCCCGAGCCGGTCGCGGTCGGCATCACCTGGTAG
- a CDS encoding MFS transporter, with product MPVSTARAHASLRATCVVYVCLGFGTSAWLSRLPDVRDNLGLTPATIGTMLLIASLGSLLTLPTSGPIVTMIGARASGRIGVAIWAMGIGCAGVGALNVSIPLATAGLVMIAAGNGLWGATMNIEAGLVQAAVRRTVVPVIQAMYAVGMLGGALLGALAAQLGLPLGAHLFGLAVLELIACGSAVGFYLTKEEVAALAPVQDSGEGENASSEKSKGLTRIAWREKQTVLIALMVMSAGLMEGAANDWLNLSMVDGYGYSTAAASAAFAFFLLMMTIVRFASPRLEARLGSPRLLRITFSAAVVGLLLVAFAPHHGLALVGIALWGIGSALGFPLGISALSVDPVMTPARVSVLSTVNYGAALIGPPLLGLIADHVGYHRALAFVAVPVLLAIVLAGQVPDRRGIKRTDLVFGD from the coding sequence ATGCCTGTCTCAACCGCCCGCGCTCACGCCTCCCTGCGCGCCACCTGCGTCGTCTACGTGTGCCTTGGTTTCGGCACCTCCGCGTGGCTCTCGCGCCTGCCCGACGTGCGCGATAACCTCGGGCTGACCCCGGCGACGATCGGGACGATGCTGCTCATCGCCTCCCTCGGCTCGCTGCTGACGCTGCCAACCTCCGGCCCGATCGTCACCATGATCGGCGCGCGTGCCTCCGGGCGCATCGGCGTGGCGATCTGGGCGATGGGCATTGGCTGCGCGGGTGTGGGCGCGCTCAACGTGTCGATCCCGCTGGCCACCGCCGGCCTCGTCATGATTGCGGCCGGCAACGGCCTGTGGGGCGCGACCATGAACATTGAGGCCGGCCTCGTTCAGGCGGCCGTGCGCCGCACCGTCGTTCCCGTCATCCAGGCGATGTACGCGGTCGGCATGCTCGGCGGTGCCCTGCTCGGGGCGCTTGCCGCCCAGCTGGGTCTGCCTCTGGGTGCCCACCTCTTCGGCCTGGCCGTCCTCGAGCTGATCGCCTGCGGCAGCGCCGTCGGCTTCTACCTGACGAAGGAGGAGGTCGCGGCCCTCGCGCCCGTTCAGGACAGCGGCGAGGGGGAGAATGCCTCGTCCGAGAAGTCGAAGGGCCTGACCCGGATCGCGTGGCGTGAGAAGCAGACCGTCCTCATTGCCCTCATGGTCATGAGCGCGGGTCTCATGGAGGGCGCGGCCAACGATTGGCTCAACCTGTCCATGGTGGACGGCTACGGCTACTCGACGGCGGCGGCCTCGGCGGCCTTCGCGTTCTTCCTCCTCATGATGACGATCGTTCGCTTCGCCTCCCCACGCCTCGAGGCGCGCCTGGGTTCGCCGAGGCTGCTGCGCATCACCTTCAGCGCCGCTGTTGTCGGCCTGCTGCTCGTGGCTTTCGCGCCTCACCACGGCCTCGCGCTCGTGGGCATCGCGCTGTGGGGTATCGGCTCGGCCCTCGGCTTCCCGTTGGGCATTTCCGCGCTGTCCGTCGACCCCGTGATGACACCCGCGCGTGTTTCCGTCCTCTCGACGGTCAACTACGGCGCGGCTCTCATCGGCCCGCCCCTGCTGGGCCTCATCGCCGACCACGTCGGCTACCATCGGGCGCTGGCCTTCGTCGCTGTGCCCGTCCTCCTCGCGATCGTCCTGGCCGGGCAGGTGCCCGACCGGCGCGGAATCAAGCGCACGGACCTGGTGTTTGGTGACTAG
- a CDS encoding adenosine deaminase, which yields MATPAVPNLTAPRPTPPGRRDLATLPKAHLHLHFTGAMRPSTMIDMAASQRVRLPPHLLHIDAASMPADGRGWFRFQRAYDSARHLVRSEAAMRRLVREAAEDDAAEGSVRMEIQADPTSYAPYVGGITPALEIIIDEARSASHDTGVDIGVIVAASRMKHPLDARTLARLAASFAGDGPGDVVGFGLSNDERVGSTASFAPAFRIARRAGLVGVPHGGELLGPSSVREVVSSLAPARLGHGVRTSEDPALLRAVIDEGIALEVCPTSNVHLGVYTDFSQVPLPTLISAGARIALAADDPLLFRSRLVAQYEVARDVFGLSDEALADLARSSIEASLASPSRKAAWKADIDAWLAAPAA from the coding sequence GTGGCGACGCCCGCGGTGCCAAACCTCACCGCCCCACGCCCGACGCCGCCGGGCAGGCGCGACCTCGCAACCTTGCCCAAGGCGCACCTGCACCTGCACTTCACGGGGGCCATGCGCCCCTCGACGATGATCGATATGGCCGCCTCCCAGCGCGTGCGCCTCCCCCCTCACCTGCTGCACATCGACGCCGCATCCATGCCGGCCGACGGGCGCGGTTGGTTCCGCTTCCAGCGCGCCTACGACTCCGCGCGCCACCTCGTGCGCTCCGAGGCCGCGATGCGCCGGCTCGTCCGCGAGGCAGCCGAAGACGACGCCGCCGAGGGATCCGTCCGCATGGAGATTCAGGCCGACCCCACCAGCTATGCCCCCTACGTCGGCGGCATCACCCCCGCGCTCGAGATCATCATCGACGAGGCCCGCTCGGCCTCGCACGATACCGGCGTGGATATCGGGGTGATCGTCGCCGCGTCGCGCATGAAGCACCCGTTGGACGCGCGCACCCTCGCGCGCCTGGCCGCGTCGTTCGCGGGCGACGGCCCTGGAGACGTCGTGGGCTTTGGCCTCTCAAACGACGAGCGCGTGGGTTCCACGGCCTCCTTCGCTCCCGCGTTCCGCATTGCGCGCCGTGCTGGGCTCGTCGGTGTCCCACACGGCGGCGAGCTCCTGGGGCCTTCCTCCGTGCGCGAGGTTGTCTCCTCCCTGGCCCCGGCCCGCCTCGGGCACGGGGTGCGCACCAGCGAAGATCCGGCGCTCCTGCGCGCCGTCATCGACGAGGGCATCGCCCTGGAGGTATGTCCCACGTCGAACGTGCACCTGGGCGTGTACACGGATTTCTCTCAGGTGCCGCTGCCGACGCTGATCTCAGCGGGGGCTCGGATCGCGCTGGCTGCCGACGACCCGCTGCTGTTCCGTTCGCGCCTGGTCGCCCAGTACGAGGTGGCCCGCGACGTGTTCGGCCTGTCCGACGAGGCCCTGGCAGACCTGGCGCGGTCTTCTATCGAAGCGTCGCTGGCCTCGCCCTCGCGCAAGGCGGCGTGGAAGGCCGACATTGACGCGTGGCTCGCGGCGCCTGCGGCGTAG
- a CDS encoding alpha/beta hydrolase — MRLSFERADEDARGTVLLSHGYAEHSGRYTHLRSALTRAGYDVAFYDHAGHGTSDGPRARVDVGALIRDFGDARREALAHARTPDLFLFGHSMGGLIAAASTILDPTRLRGTVLSAPALRPLPHVDPARARMLLPLARLRPGLIVAKGASDMAVSPLSRDPEVQRAFDADPLTYVGGVPILTGLTLILQGDEVLRRADRLRTPTLVMHGSHDLMADLRGSRDLVRGALAAHPRADIHLRIVDGAYHELLNEPEGPGLIRDIIIWLGEH; from the coding sequence ATGCGCCTCTCCTTCGAACGCGCGGACGAGGACGCACGTGGGACAGTTCTCCTCTCCCACGGCTACGCGGAGCACTCCGGGCGCTACACCCACCTGCGCTCCGCCCTTACCCGCGCGGGATACGATGTCGCCTTCTACGACCACGCGGGCCACGGGACCTCAGACGGGCCCCGCGCCCGCGTGGACGTGGGCGCGCTCATCCGCGACTTCGGCGACGCCCGGCGCGAGGCACTGGCGCACGCCCGCACGCCGGACCTGTTCCTGTTCGGACACTCGATGGGCGGGCTCATCGCTGCGGCCTCGACCATCCTTGACCCGACGCGGCTGCGCGGCACGGTGCTCTCCGCTCCGGCGCTGCGCCCCCTCCCCCACGTCGACCCTGCCCGTGCCCGCATGCTGCTGCCTCTCGCGAGGCTGCGCCCCGGCCTCATCGTCGCCAAGGGGGCGTCCGACATGGCGGTTTCCCCGCTGTCTCGAGACCCCGAGGTTCAGCGCGCCTTCGACGCCGACCCGCTGACCTACGTGGGGGGCGTGCCCATCCTCACGGGCCTGACCTTGATCCTCCAGGGCGACGAGGTGCTGCGGCGCGCCGACCGCCTGCGCACTCCGACCTTGGTCATGCACGGGTCGCACGACCTCATGGCGGACCTGCGGGGCTCGCGCGATCTCGTGCGGGGCGCGCTCGCCGCCCACCCGAGGGCCGACATCCACCTGCGCATCGTTGACGGCGCCTACCACGAGCTGCTCAACGAACCCGAGGGGCCCGGCCTGATCCGCGACATCATCATCTGGCTCGGGGAGCACTGA